In Candidatus Dormiibacterota bacterium, the following are encoded in one genomic region:
- a CDS encoding dienelactone hydrolase family protein, protein MHIPGAVTDPSTVREFPVTIAVEDGHRLALHVARPAHPVGPLPGLVVIHEAYGVNDHLRDVTRRFAAQGFLAAAPDLFGRVGGAPALGTEIAEVMQRIGAMSDADGVADLRATVDWLRAQPGCNGRVGCIGFCMGGRLSLLLATHAGVLDRAVDCWGGRITRRTAPPDERRPEVVVDRVDRLACPLLGVFGADDQNPNADDLEELRTALRATGLEHRILVYEGAGHAFFADYRPTWREEPAHAAWAEFLRFLEPLKS, encoded by the coding sequence ATGCACATCCCCGGCGCCGTCACCGACCCGTCCACCGTCCGCGAGTTCCCGGTGACGATCGCGGTGGAGGACGGCCACCGCCTTGCCCTTCACGTCGCCCGCCCCGCGCACCCGGTCGGTCCGCTGCCCGGCCTGGTGGTGATCCACGAGGCCTACGGCGTCAACGACCACCTCCGCGACGTCACCCGCCGCTTCGCCGCCCAGGGCTTCCTCGCCGCGGCACCCGACCTGTTCGGACGCGTCGGAGGCGCCCCCGCCCTGGGCACGGAGATCGCCGAGGTGATGCAGAGGATCGGGGCGATGTCCGACGCCGATGGGGTCGCCGACCTTCGCGCCACCGTCGACTGGCTCCGCGCCCAGCCCGGCTGCAACGGGCGCGTCGGGTGCATCGGCTTCTGCATGGGCGGGCGGCTCTCCCTCCTCCTCGCCACCCACGCGGGCGTGCTCGACCGCGCCGTCGACTGCTGGGGAGGACGCATCACCCGGCGCACCGCCCCGCCCGACGAGCGCCGTCCCGAGGTGGTGGTGGACAGGGTCGACCGGCTCGCCTGCCCGCTGCTCGGGGTCTTCGGCGCCGACGACCAGAACCCCAACGCGGACGACCTCGAGGAGCTGCGCACGGCGCTGAGGGCGACCGGCCTGGAGCACCGCATCCTCGTCTACGAGGGGGCGGGCCACGCCTTCTTCGCCGACTACCGCCCCACCTGGCGCGAGGAGCCGGCCCACGCGGCGTGGGCGGAGTTCCTGCGCTTCCTGGAGCCGCTGAAGAGCTAG
- a CDS encoding class II aldolase/adducin family protein, with protein sequence MAHDEQRQQVVWACSELARLGLVAGTAGNVTIRVPGTELIAASPSSVRYDALTAADACIVDLQSGDVVEGFRNPTSELLMHSAVHRARGPWVGAVIHAHSVSVTALSLLGRGIPPIVDEQVAILGGEIPLCPHELPGSAALAERVVEYLGDLRAVILAHHGMLGVGRDIHQALAVCHLAERLAEVMLKALPLGEPRPLPAEAQQLERAYYELSSRPPRPLFSA encoded by the coding sequence TTGGCACACGACGAGCAGCGCCAGCAGGTGGTCTGGGCATGCAGCGAGCTGGCCCGGCTCGGGCTGGTCGCAGGCACGGCGGGGAACGTCACGATCCGGGTCCCCGGCACCGAGCTGATCGCCGCCTCGCCGAGCAGCGTCCGCTACGACGCGCTCACCGCCGCGGACGCGTGCATCGTCGACCTCCAGAGCGGCGACGTGGTCGAGGGCTTCCGCAACCCCACCAGCGAGCTGCTGATGCACTCCGCGGTGCACCGAGCGCGCGGCCCCTGGGTCGGCGCGGTGATCCACGCTCACAGCGTCTCCGTCACCGCCCTCTCGCTGCTCGGCCGCGGGATCCCGCCGATCGTCGACGAGCAGGTCGCCATCCTCGGCGGCGAGATCCCGCTCTGCCCCCACGAGCTGCCCGGCAGCGCCGCACTCGCCGAGCGGGTGGTCGAGTACCTCGGCGACCTCCGCGCCGTCATCCTCGCCCATCACGGGATGCTCGGCGTCGGCCGCGACATCCATCAGGCGCTGGCGGTCTGCCACCTCGCCGAGCGGCTCGCCGAGGTGATGCTGAAGGCCCTCCCCCTGGGCGAGCCCCGGCCCCTCCCCGCGGAGGCGCAGCAGCTCGAGCGGGCCTACTACGAGCTGAGCAGCCGGCCGCCCCGCCCGCTGTTCTCCGCATGA
- a CDS encoding FGGY family carbohydrate kinase codes for MSELLLAVDLGGSGLRATAVDAAGTVVARAQRSLTQHLDLPPLGRRWDPAELRAAVAAAIGAVVHNLAPTGIAAVACTGQRIACAALDAAGETLYAGPNTDARGLTHGWRVDDAAGGELYDRTGRGLALLYAPARLLRLGDDDPTLLERVRHVLGTGEWLAHHLCGEVATDARGATELLALDVHAGEPWTGIWERLDLDPGWLPPIRRPGERLGEVTPVAAAATGLRPGTPVAVAPPDSMAALLGAGGVEPGTALVLAGSSMPILATATAPKRDRTRRTWGTPHPLAGFVCESNAGTTGLGWAWLAERLTGGIAGIDGDDAHALAERLAATAPPGSQGATGLAGGASVLDATRPSTFLPRMRVLAWPSEIMGADLGAADLLRAGLEEVAHSARANLEQAEAVRGGAGRLLLAGGMARSRLFTEILAGVCGRPVTVAAETDVTALGAAACAAVAAGLHPDLDAAVAAFRRPGVETDPDDGTIAVYAEAHRGWRDLYAQLESL; via the coding sequence GTGAGCGAGCTCCTCCTCGCCGTCGACCTCGGCGGCAGCGGGCTGCGCGCCACCGCCGTCGACGCCGCCGGCACGGTGGTGGCGCGGGCCCAGCGCTCCCTGACCCAGCACCTCGACCTCCCCCCGCTGGGGCGCCGCTGGGACCCCGCCGAGCTGCGCGCCGCCGTCGCCGCGGCGATCGGCGCGGTGGTGCACAACCTCGCGCCGACAGGCATCGCGGCGGTCGCGTGCACCGGCCAGCGGATCGCCTGCGCCGCCCTCGACGCGGCCGGGGAGACCCTCTACGCCGGGCCGAACACCGACGCCCGCGGGCTCACCCACGGCTGGCGGGTCGACGACGCCGCCGGCGGCGAGCTCTACGACCGCACCGGCCGGGGCCTGGCCCTCCTCTACGCCCCCGCCCGCCTGCTCCGCCTCGGCGATGACGATCCCACCCTCCTCGAGCGGGTGCGACACGTCCTCGGGACCGGGGAGTGGCTCGCCCACCACCTCTGCGGGGAGGTCGCCACCGACGCCCGCGGCGCCACCGAGCTGCTCGCCCTCGACGTCCACGCCGGCGAGCCGTGGACGGGGATCTGGGAGCGGCTCGACCTCGATCCCGGCTGGCTTCCCCCGATACGCCGGCCCGGGGAGCGGCTCGGCGAGGTCACCCCCGTCGCCGCAGCCGCCACCGGGCTGAGACCCGGGACACCCGTCGCCGTCGCACCACCCGACTCGATGGCGGCGCTGCTCGGCGCCGGCGGCGTCGAGCCCGGCACCGCGCTGGTGCTCGCGGGGTCATCGATGCCGATCCTCGCCACCGCCACGGCGCCGAAACGCGACCGGACACGCCGCACCTGGGGCACCCCGCATCCGCTGGCCGGCTTCGTCTGCGAGAGCAATGCCGGCACCACCGGGCTGGGCTGGGCGTGGCTCGCCGAGCGCCTCACCGGCGGCATCGCGGGGATCGACGGCGACGATGCCCACGCCCTCGCCGAGCGCCTGGCCGCGACCGCGCCGCCGGGCTCGCAGGGCGCGACCGGCCTCGCCGGGGGGGCGAGCGTGCTCGACGCCACCCGTCCCTCCACGTTCCTGCCCCGGATGCGGGTCCTCGCCTGGCCGTCGGAGATCATGGGCGCCGACCTCGGCGCCGCCGACCTGCTCCGCGCCGGCCTCGAGGAGGTCGCCCACAGTGCCCGGGCCAACCTCGAGCAGGCCGAGGCGGTGCGGGGCGGCGCCGGGCGGCTCCTCCTCGCCGGCGGGATGGCGCGCAGCCGCCTCTTCACCGAGATCCTCGCCGGCGTCTGCGGCCGCCCGGTCACCGTCGCTGCCGAGACCGACGTCACCGCCCTCGGCGCGGCCGCCTGCGCCGCCGTCGCGGCCGGCCTCCACCCCGACCTCGACGCTGCGGTTGCTGCGTTCCGCCGTCCCGGCGTCGAGACCGACCCCGACGATGGCACCATCGCGGTGTACGCGGAGGCCCACCGCGGCTGGCGTGACCTGTACGCCCAGCTCGAGTCGCTCTAG
- a CDS encoding NAD(P)-dependent oxidoreductase, whose protein sequence is MKVLILAPFDAAELARLRAVAGVVHESWVDERRMHSPDELAERVVAGGFDAVVVEAEFVTRDVLEAAPGLRVIASARGKPVNVDLAAATELGRIVLGTPGRNADSVADLCMGMLLDRIRHISAAARLVREGGWVVGLDDDALVPYIRFRGVELGGRRLGLLGFGAVARALARRALAFGMRVRAHDPFVDAAVLNRHGVTSGSLDNLLATSDVLSVHVERTPQTVGMLSAERLRALPRGAILLNTARAQVVDQDAIVQLVAEGHLAAAALDVVAPEPLPAGHPLLGDDRILVLPHIGGATHDVVRRHSEMIREDLELLIRGDRPLRCANPEVLGAVLRPG, encoded by the coding sequence GTGAAGGTCCTCATCCTCGCCCCGTTCGACGCCGCCGAGCTGGCGCGGCTGCGCGCGGTCGCCGGCGTGGTCCACGAGTCCTGGGTCGACGAGCGTCGCATGCACTCCCCGGACGAGCTCGCCGAGCGGGTGGTCGCGGGCGGCTTCGACGCCGTGGTGGTCGAGGCGGAGTTCGTCACCCGGGACGTCCTCGAGGCCGCTCCCGGCCTGAGGGTGATCGCCTCGGCGCGGGGGAAGCCGGTCAACGTCGACCTCGCCGCCGCCACCGAGCTGGGCCGCATCGTCCTCGGCACTCCCGGGCGCAACGCCGACTCGGTGGCCGACCTCTGCATGGGGATGCTCCTCGACCGGATCCGCCACATCTCGGCCGCGGCGCGGCTGGTGCGCGAGGGCGGCTGGGTGGTCGGCCTCGACGACGACGCGCTCGTGCCCTACATCCGCTTCCGCGGGGTCGAGCTCGGCGGCCGCCGTCTCGGCCTGCTCGGCTTCGGCGCCGTCGCTCGCGCCCTGGCCCGCCGCGCCCTCGCCTTCGGGATGCGGGTTCGTGCCCACGACCCCTTCGTCGACGCCGCGGTGCTCAACCGCCACGGGGTGACCTCGGGGTCGCTGGACAACCTGCTCGCCACCTCCGACGTGCTGAGCGTGCACGTCGAGCGCACCCCCCAGACCGTGGGAATGCTGAGCGCCGAGCGGCTCCGCGCCCTGCCCCGCGGCGCCATCCTCCTCAACACCGCCCGGGCCCAGGTGGTCGACCAGGACGCGATCGTGCAGCTGGTCGCCGAGGGCCACCTCGCCGCCGCCGCTCTCGACGTGGTCGCCCCGGAGCCGCTGCCGGCCGGGCACCCGCTGCTCGGCGACGACCGCATCCTCGTGCTCCCCCACATCGGCGGCGCCACCCACGACGTGGTGCGGCGGCACTCGGAGATGATCCGCGAGGACCTCGAGCTGCTGATCCGGGGCGACCGCCCGCTGCGCTGCGCCAACCCGGAGGTGCTCGGCGCCGTGCTCCGGCCGGGGTGA
- a CDS encoding DUF971 domain-containing protein, with product MTVEEERVRAVSFAYDEPARALIVEWGDGAVQRIPFTVLRSSCPCAVCKGEMGRPGRFDVKPGLDAGEDELADINLVGLYGLGIRWGNGHDTGIFTFEHLRALGDDAER from the coding sequence ATGACCGTGGAGGAGGAGCGGGTCCGCGCCGTGAGCTTCGCCTACGACGAGCCGGCCCGGGCGCTGATCGTCGAGTGGGGCGACGGCGCGGTGCAGCGGATCCCGTTCACCGTGCTGCGGAGCTCGTGCCCCTGCGCGGTGTGCAAGGGCGAGATGGGCCGGCCGGGCCGCTTCGACGTCAAGCCCGGCCTGGACGCCGGCGAGGACGAGCTCGCCGACATCAACCTGGTCGGCCTCTATGGACTCGGGATCCGCTGGGGCAACGGCCACGACACCGGCATCTTCACCTTCGAGCACCTCCGGGCCCTGGGCGACGACGCCGAGCGGTGA
- a CDS encoding enoyl-CoA hydratase-related protein — MSTTITDPLLVAREGGVLTLTLNRPDKLNSFDITLLRSLAEATAEAREDESVRAVVITGGGRGFSAGADLTEGMREPVRRRLALRYAPIITAMRAMEKPVIAAVNGVAAGAGMSLALAADFRIAAESASFLLAFARIGLVPDAGATFFLPRLVGLAKAVELAMLADQIPAAEALRIGLVNRVVPDAELGSAARELAERLARGPFSLGLIKRAMNQSLVSDLGTQLQHEEDLQALAMASGDFMEGVTAFRDKRPAAFSGR, encoded by the coding sequence ATGTCGACCACGATCACCGACCCGCTGCTGGTCGCCCGCGAGGGCGGCGTCCTCACCCTGACGCTCAACCGTCCGGACAAGCTCAACAGCTTCGACATCACGCTGCTGAGATCGCTCGCCGAGGCGACCGCCGAGGCCCGTGAGGACGAGTCCGTCCGGGCGGTGGTCATCACCGGCGGAGGCCGCGGCTTCTCCGCCGGCGCCGACCTCACCGAGGGGATGCGCGAGCCGGTGCGCCGCCGCCTCGCCCTGCGCTACGCACCGATCATCACGGCGATGCGGGCGATGGAGAAGCCGGTGATCGCCGCGGTGAACGGGGTCGCCGCAGGGGCCGGCATGTCCCTCGCCCTCGCCGCCGACTTCCGCATCGCCGCGGAGAGCGCGAGCTTCCTGCTCGCGTTCGCCCGCATCGGGCTGGTGCCCGACGCCGGGGCCACCTTCTTCCTCCCCCGCCTCGTCGGCCTCGCCAAGGCGGTGGAGCTGGCCATGCTCGCCGACCAGATCCCCGCGGCCGAGGCGCTGCGCATCGGCCTGGTCAACCGGGTCGTGCCCGACGCCGAGCTGGGGAGCGCTGCCCGCGAGCTCGCCGAGCGCCTCGCCCGGGGCCCGTTCTCGCTCGGGCTGATCAAGCGGGCGATGAACCAGTCCCTGGTCAGCGACCTCGGCACCCAGCTCCAGCACGAGGAGGACCTCCAGGCCCTGGCGATGGCCTCCGGCGACTTCATGGAGGGGGTCACGGCGTTCCGGGACAAGCGTCCGGCGGCGTTTTCGGGCCGCTGA